TTGTCCTCTTCGGACAGTTCGTCCATACCGAGAATGGCGATGATGTCCTGCAGTTCCTTGTACTTCTGGAGGATCCGCTTGACCTCCTGGGCGACGCGGTAGTGCTCGTCGCCCACGATGGCCGGGTCCAGAATGGTGGAGCTGGAGGTCAGCGGGTCGACCGCCGGGTAGATGCCCATCTGCGAGATCGGCCGGGACAGCTCCGTCGTCGCGTCCAGGTGGGCGAACGTGGTCGCCGGCGCCGGGTCGGTGTAGTCGTCCGCGGGCACGTAGATCGCCTGCATCGAGGTGATCGAGTTGCCGCGGGTCGAGGTGATCCGCTCCTGCAGCTCACCCATCTCGTCGGCCAGCGTCGGCTGGTAACCCACCGCGGAAGGCATCCGGCCCAGCAGGGTCGACACCTCCTGGCCCGCCTGGGTGAACCGGAAGATGTTGTCGATGAACAGCAGCACGTCCTGGTTCTGGACGTCGCGGAAGTACTCCGCCATGGTCAGCGCCGACAGGGCGACCCGCATACGGGTACCCGGCGGCTCGTCCATCTGCCCGAACACGAGCGCGGTGTCGGCGAGCACGCCGGACTCCGCCATCTCCACCCACAGGTCGTTGCCCTCACGGGTGCGCTCGCCGACACCGGCGAACACGGAGGTACCACCGAAGTTCTTGGCGACACGGCGGATCATCTCCTGGATGAGCACCGTCTTGCCGACACCGGCACCGCCGAACAGGCCGATCTTGCCACCCTGGACGTACGGGGTGAGCAGGTCGATCACCTTGATGCCGGTCTCCAGCACCTCGGTGCGGCCTTCGAGCTGGTCGAACGCCGGGGCCTTGCGGTGGATGGACCAGCGCTCGGCGTCCGAGGCGTAGCCCGGCTCGTCGAGGCAGTGCCCGAGGGCGTTGAACACGTGGCCCTTGACCACGTCGCCCACCGGCACCGAGATGCCCTCGCCGGAGTCGCGCACCGCGACGCCCCGCACCAGGCCCTGGGTCGGCTGCATCGAGACGCAGCGCACGACGCTGTCACCGAGGTGCTGGGCGACCTCGAGCGTCAGCGTCTTGGCCATGGCCTCAGCGGTGATGTCCACGGTGAGGGAGTTGTTGAGGTCGGGCACCTGGTCGCGCGGGAACTCGACGTCCACGACCGGGCCGAGAACCCGGACGACGCGGCCGGTGCCAGTAGCCGTGCTAGTGGCAGTCGCAGTCATGTCACTCACTTCCTGCTGACGAGAGCGCCTCGACACCACCGACGATCTCGCTGATTTCCTGGGTGATCTGGGCCTGACGGGCCTGGTTGGCCTCACGGCTGAGGTTGCGGATCAGTTCGTCCGCGTTGTCCGTCGCCGCCTTCATCGCGGTACGACGCGCCGCGAAGACGGACGCCGCCGAGTCCAGCAGCCCGGCGAAGATCCGGGTGTTGATGTACTTCGGCAGCAACGCCTTGAACAACGTGTCCGCGTCCGGCTCGAAGTCGTAGACCGACCTCGGCTTCTTCGGCTCGTCGGAGTACTCCACCTCCAGCGGAGCGATCCGCGTGACGGTGGGCCGCTGCGTCAGCATGGACACGAACTCGGTGTGCACCACGTGCAACTCGTCCACACCCAGCGTACCGTCCTCGCCGCCGTCGTCGAGGTAGTCGTCGGCGCCCGCGAGGAACGCCTTGACCAGGGTCTCCCCCACTTCGGCGGCATCCGAGTAGCCGGGCTTCTCGGCGAAACCGGTCCAGCTGGCCGCGACGGGCCGCTGCCGGAACCGGTAGTACGCGTCGCCCTTGCGGCCGATCACGTACAGCACCGGGGTCTTGCCTTGCTCGCGCAGCAGGCTCTGCAGTTCCTCCGCCGCGCGCAGCACGTTGGAGTTGTAGCCGCCGCACTGGCCGCCGTCACTGGTCACCACGAGCACCGCGGCCCGCTTCGGGTTGTCCCGTTCCACCAGCAGCGGGTGGTCCAGCGAACTCGCCCCGGCCAGCTCGGACAGGGACTTGGTGATCTCGGCCGCGTACGGCCGGGACGCCTCCACCCTGGTCCGAGCCCGCATGATGCGGGACGTGGCGATCAGTTCCTGCGCCTTGGTGATCTTCCGGATCGACTTGACCGACCGGATGCGGTCTCGCAGTTCTCGAAGATTGGCCATGGCTTACCCGGTCACTTCTTCGGGGCGGGCTTGTTGACCTGAACGGTTTCCTGGCCCACCGCGTCCGCGTCCATGGCCTCGGCGTCGGCTTCCTGCGTGAGCGAGGAGCCGTCGGAGGTCGTGAACTGCTTCTTGAACTCCTCGACCGAGTCCACGATCAGCTTCTGGCCGTCGTCGGAGAGCTTCTTGCTCTCGACGATGTCCTTGAGCAGCGACTCGTGGGTGCGGCGCAGGTAGGAGAGGAACTCCGACTCGAAGCGCCGCACGTCGCCGACCGGAACGGTGTCGACGTGGCCCTTCGTGCCGAGGAACAGCGACACGACCTCTTCCTCGACCGGAAGCGGGTCGCCCGCGCCCTGCTTGAGCAGCTCCATGAGGCGGGCACCGCGGTCCAGCTGCGCCTTCGACGCGGCGTCGAGGTCCGAGGCGAAGGCGGAGAACGCCTCCAGCTCGCGGAACTGCGCCAGGTCGATCTTCAGCGAACCGGTGACCGACTTCATCGCCTTGATCTGCGCGGAACCGCCGACGCGGGACACCGAGATGCCGACGTCGATGGCGGGGCGCTGACCGGCGTTGAACAGGTCCGACTGCAGGAAGCACTGGCCGTCGGTGATGGAGATGACGTTCGTCGGGATGTAGGCCGACACGTCGTTGGCCTTCGTCTCGATGATCGGCAGGCCCGTCATCGAACCGGCGCCCATCTCGTCGGAGAGCTTCGCGCAGCGCTCCAGCAGACGGGAGTGCAGGTAGAAGACGTCACCGGGGTAGGCCTCGCGGCCCGGCGGACGACGCAGCAGCAGCGAGATCGCGCGGTAGGCCTCGGCCTGCTTGGTGAGGTCGTCGAACACGATCAGGACGTGCTTGCCCTGGTACATCCAGTGCTGGCCCAGCGCGGAACCCGCGTAGGGGGCCAGCCACTTCAGACCCGGCGAGTCCGAGGCGGGGGCGGCGACGATGGTCGTGTACTCCATCGCGCCCGCGTCCTCGAGGGACTTCTTCACGCCGGCGATCGTGGAGCCCTTCTGGCCGATCGCGACGTAGATGCAGTGGACCTGCTTGGCAGGGTCACCGCTGTCCCAGTTGCCCTTCTGGTTGATGATCGTGTCGACCGCGACCGTGGTCTTGCCGGTCTTGCGGTCGCCGATCAGCAACTGGCGCTGGCCGCGGCCGATGGGGGTCATCGAGTCGATGGCCTTGATGCCGGTCTGCATCGGCTCGGCGACGCCCTGGCGCTGCACGACCGTGGCGGCCTGCAGCTCGAGGGCGCGCTGCGCCTCGGCCTTGATCTCGCCGAGGCCGTCGATGGCCTCGCCCAGCGGGTCCACCACGCGGCCGAGGAAGCCGTCGCCGACCGGCATGGACAGCACCTTGCCGGTCCGCTTGACCTCCTGGCCCTCTTCGATGCCCGCGGATTCGCCCAGGATGACCGCGCCGATCTCCTGCGCCTCCAGGTTCATCGCCACGCCGTAGACGCCGCCGGGGAACTCCAGCAGCTCTTCGGTCATCACCGAAGGCAGGCCCTCGACATGGGCGATGCCGTCACCGGTATCGGTGACGACGCCGACCTCCTCGCGGCTGACCTCCGGGGAGTAGCTGGAGACGTACTTCTCGATCGCACTGCGGATCTCGTCCGACGAGATCGTCAGCTCCGCCATGTCTCGTTCCTGCTCTCGGTTCGTTCTGGAAGGAAGTTCGTGTCCGGGCCGCGCCCTCGCCGTCAGTCGGCGAGATCGCGCCGGAGGGACTGCAGGCGCCCCGTGGTCGTCCCGTCGATGATCTCGTCACCGACCTTGATCAGCAGGCCGCCGCCGACCGCAGGATCCACTTCCAGGTGGACCGCGATGGGCCGCGAGTAGATCCGCTGCAACGTGGCCGCGAGCCGCTGCTGCTGCTGCTCGGAGAGCTCGATGGCGGACCGCACGTGCGCCACCGAACGCTCCCGGCGCTTGGCCGAGAGCTCCGCGAGCTCCTCCAGCCCCTCGCTGACGTGTCCGCCACGCGGGTGCGCCACCAACTGGCGCACCAGGGCCTGGGTGACGGGTTCGACCTTGCCGCCGAGCAGTTCGTCGACCAGCGCGGTCTTGCCGTCGGTGGCAGCGGCCGGGTCGGCCAGCAGCCGCTCCAGCTCCAGTTCGGCGCCGATGATGCGGCCGAGGCGGAACAGCTCGTCCTCGACCGCGTCCAGCCGGCCCGCCCGTTCGGCCTGCACCAGCAGGGCGATCCGTGCCAGCCGCTCCAGACCTCCGACCAGGTCCTTCGCGCTCGACCAGCGGGAGCGGACGGCTTCGACGACCACGGGCAGCGCCCGGGCGCCGAGCTTGCCGGCCAGCAACTGCTTGGCCAGCTCCTCCCGCGAACGGGGTTCGGTGGAGGCGTCCGCCAGCGCCCGGCGCAGGGTCGACTCACGACCCAGCAGGGCGGCCACGCCGAACAGTTCGTCGGCGAGGCCGGTGATCTCCGCGGCCCCGGCCCCGTCGGTGGCCTGCAACAGCTGCAGCTCGGTGGCTGCCAGCGCGTCGCGGCTCGCGGCGTTCACGAGGGTGCTCAACTCTCCAGGGCCTTTCGTTCTGGGGGAACCTTCGGGGACCACATCATGTGCGTGTCCATCGCACCGGCGCCGTCAGGACCTGCTGGACCCGGACGGTGCCGACGTGGAGTCCAGTTCCTCCAGGAACCGGTCCACGGTGCCGCGACGACGGGTCTCGTCCTCAAGGGACTCCCCGACGATGCGACCGGCCAGATCCACGGCCTGACGGCCGAGGTCGGCGCGCAGCTCCGCAACGATCTGCGAACGCTGCGCGGCCAGCTGGTTCTGGCCTTGCGTGACGATCCGCTCCGACTCGGTCTGAGCCTGGGTGCGCATCTCCTCGACGATCTGCTGGCCCTCGGCCCGCGCGTCGTCCCGGATCCGCGCAGCCTCGGCGCGCGCCTCGGCCAGCTGCGACTTGTACTGCTCCAGCGTCCGCTGTGCCTCGGCCTGAGCCTGCTCGGCGCGGGCGATACCGCCCTCGATCCGCTCGCTGCGCTCCGCGTAGATCTTCTCGAAGCGCGGCACCGCGTACTTCCACAGTACGAACAGCAGGATCAGGAAGGCGATCAGGCCGACGACGATCTCGGCCGGCTCGGGGATGACGGGGTTGTGCCCGCCCTCCGCGGCCAACAGCATCTGTGTCTTCACCACGACGTCTCCCAACGCTCTCCAGCCGTGAACAAGGTCAGGCTGCGGAGGCGATGAAGTACACGACCAGGCCGATCAGGGCGAGCACCTCGACCAGGACGAACGAGATCCAGGCGATGCCCTGCAGCTGGCCCTGGGCCTCCGGCTGACGCGCGGTGCCGTTGATGACGGCGGCCCAGATCAGACCGACACCCACACCCGGGCCGATGGCGCCGAGGCCGTAGCCGATCGCGGCCAGGCCGGGGTTGATGTTCGCTGCAGATTCGGCGGCCTGCGCAAGAACGATGTTGCTCACTTTCACTACCTTTCAACTCGGTCCGCGCAATCCGCGCGGATCGGAGGTCTTGGTCTTGCTCTCAGTGCTCCGAGGACAGCGCACTGCCGATGAAGTTGGCCGTCAGCAGCGCGAAGATGTAGGCCTGGAGCACCTGGATCAGGGCTTCGACGAACGTCAAGGCAATGGAGAAGGCGAAAGCGACGATGGAGACCGGCTTCAGCCCCGCGCTCGCCTCCATGAGCAGGAATTCCCCGCCCAAGGTGAACACAAGCAGGATGAGGTGACCGGCGAACATCGCGGCGAACACCCGGATCGCCAGCGCGACCGGCTGGGCGATGAACTTCTGGAAGAACTCGATCGGCGCGAGCAGCACGTAGATCGGCTTCGGCACGCCCGGTGGGAACATGACGTGCTTGAAGTAGCCGAGGAATCCGTGCGTGGCGAAACCGACCGTGTGGATCACGACGTACACGACGATGAACAGCGCGACCGGGAACCCGATCCGCGACATCGTGGGGAACTGGATCAGCGGGATGATCCCGAAGATGTTGTTCACCAGCACGAACGTGAACAGCGCGAAGATCAGCGGGACGAACTTGCGAAAGTCCTTCGCCCCGATCTGGTCCCGCGCGATGTTGTTACGGCTGAACTCGTAGAGGAACTCCGCGACGAACTGGGACTTGCCCGGTACCAGCTTCAGGTTGCGGGTCGCCATCACGAAGTACGCGCCGACGATCACCACCGAGAGTGCGATCAGCACCATCGGCTTGGTTACGCCGCCGAAGATCGGCGGGAGGTCAAAAGCATCGGCACCCGGCGGTACGAACTGTCCGCCTTGGGCCAGCACCAGCGCGCCCAACTGGGCTCCTTCCGGTTCTCCCGAGGTTCACACCGCCGGGGGAATCGTCATGATTTGCACGTAACGTACCCGATACGCGATCTGGCACGTTCGCCGACCCCACCCTAGTGAGCGCAGATACGTTCAGTAAGGGATGGACGGTCGCCACACGGATGGGCGACCAGGCCGAAGCGGACAATACCAGCGGGTAACAAGTTTCGGGAAGCTACCCGGTCTTGGTCAACAAAACGGTCATTGACCAGTGACGATGGTCGGGATCTTGGTATTCCGGAATGCGACGACCTCTGCGCCGGCCCACACCATGATGGTGGCCAGCATGGTCAACGCCAGCGCCATCGGATGGATCGCTTCCACGCCGCCCAGCAAGGTCATCACGATGAGTAACACCAGCATCTTGCCGACGTAACCACCGAGCGCGACCGCCATGACGAACATCGGGTGCAACCCACCCGTCCAGCGCATCAGGAAGATAGTGAGCAGTGACGATCCGAACGCCACCGCGCCACCGACGACCGCGCCGAACGCGCCGGTCGCCCCGACGAGGACCGCGGACACCACGATGCCGAGCAGCACCGTCGCGACACCCGGCCACAGCGCGGTCCGCAGCATGGCGTCGGCCAGCTTCCGCACCGTCGCGGCGTGCGGGTTCTCCGCTGCCTGCTCGGCGGGCTGTTCGGTCGTCTCGCTCATTCAGGCCCCTCGATCGGATCGCCATCGTCCGGCCATTCTCGGAATGAGCGAAATGATAGCTGCCGCCGCCACGCCGATCCCGGCCACCCAGCCGACCACGGCCGCGCTGAACAGCGTCAACGACACCGCGCCGAAGGCCAGCACGCCTGCCCACAAGTAGATGAGCAGCACCGCGCGGCGTTGCGAGTGGCCGATTTCCAGCAGCCGGTGGTGCAGGTGCATCTTGTCCGCGTGGAACGGGCTCTTGCCGGCCCGCGTCCGGCGTACCACCGCCATGATCAAGTCCAGCAGCGGCACGAACAGCACCGCCGCCAGCACCAGCAGGGGTGAGAGCAGCGCCAGCAGGTCCTTGCCGCCGAAGCCCGCGTAGTCGGCCTTGCCGGACGCCGACGTGCTCGCCGTCGCCAGCATCAGCCCGATCAGCATCGAACCCGAATCGCCCATGAAGATCCGCGCCGGCTGGAAGTTGTACGGCAGGAAGCCCATGCACGCGCCCGCGATCGACGCCGCGATCAGCGCCGGCGGGTACGCGGTGACGTCGCCACCGTGCTGCTGCAGCAGGCTCAGGCAGAACGCGCAGGTCGCGCTCGCCGCGATCAACCCGATCCCCGAGGCAAGCCCGTCCAGGCCGTCCACGAAGTTCATCGCGTTGATCATCGTGACGACCAGCAGCACCGTCAGCAGCTGGCCCTGGTTGCTGTTGAGGACCATGAGCTGACCCATGTGCCCCTCATCGCCACCCCACGGCACCCAGAACCCGAACCACTGCACACCGAGCAGCACCAGGATCCCGGCCGCGGTCACCTGACCGGCCAGCTTCGTCAGCGAATCCAGTTCGAAGCGGTCGTCGAGCGCGCCGACCAGCACGATCAACCCACCGGCCACCAGCGCGGCCACCGCGTCGTTGGAGAACTCGAAACCCCGCGACAGCGCAGGCAGGTTGCTCGCGAGGAACATCGCCGCGAGCACCCCGCCGAACATCGCCACCCCGCCCATCCGGGGGATCGGCGTCAGGTGCACGTCGCGCTTGCGGGGATAGGCGACCGCGCCCACGCGGATCGCCAGCAACCGGACCAAGCCGGTCAACAGGAATGTCACCGCCGCCGCGGTGAGCAGAACAAGCAGGTACTCGCGGGCGGGGAGACCCGCGGGAGCCCAGAGGGGTGCGTTGTCCATGGCGGCGGCTCTACCCTCGCGGGCCGACGGCCCGCGGAAGGTCGATGTTCAGCCCCCAGAACGGCGTCTTCAAGCTCGGCGCTCCTCATCGCTGTCCACGTTGCGCATCTGGGGCTAACGCTATCGGCCAACAGCCGCACCACGACCACCGGTCCGGAACAGCGAAGATCGTCCGGGGCTCGGCGAGCGGTCGTGCGGGCCGCGAGCAAGGGAACCTTCCTGTCACGCCGGGAACGCGACCGGGCACGCGCCGCGTTCATGGCCTGCGCGAACCGGCGAATTCCAGCCGTGCGAAGAAGGGAACCTTCCTGTCACCGCTCGACGCGCGCAGGCCGAGCCGTGGACGCACATCGCCGGTGCGGTGCGCCCACTGACAGGGGAAGGGGGTTCGCGCCGTCACCGGGAAACCGGCGACGGCGCCCGGCTCACGCCGCGGGCTCGACCTCGACGCCGAGCACCTCGGACAGCTCCGCCAAGGTCACGGCGCCCTCCCGCAGCACCCGCGGCTGCGGCTGGGTCAGGTCCACGATCGTCGAGGCGACCGGCTCACCGGCGGGCCCGCCGTCCAGGTACACCCCGACCGACTCGCCGAGCTGCTCCCGCGCCTGCTCCGCCGCGGACGCCGGCGGGTGCCCCGTCCGGTTCGCGCTCGACACGGCCATCGGGCCGACCTCGCGCAGCAGGTCCAGGGCGACCGGGTGCAGCGGCATCCGCAGGTTCACCGTCCCGCGCGTGTCGCCCAGGTCCCACGCCAGCGACGGCGCCTGCGGCAGCACGAGCGACAACCCGCCCGGCCAGAACGCCTCCACCAGCGATCGGGCCTGCCGCGACACGGACTGGACGAGGCCGTCGATGGTCGACCACGAACCGACCAGCACCGGAACGGGCATGTCGCGTCCTCGGCCCTTGGCCGACAACAACGACCCCACGGCATCGGAGTCGAAGGCGTCCGCGCCGATCCCGTACACGGTGTCGGTGGGCAGGACGACGAGCCCTCCGGCGCGGACGGTGTTCGCGGCTGCGGCGAGACCGGCTTCCCGGTCGTCCGGGCGGTTGCAGTCATACACGGTGCTCACGCTCCGATCCTGGCACGCCACGCACGGGCCCCGGCGGGTGGTGCCCGTCCGCTGCGCTGCGGGCCTATCCTCCCCAGTAACACCAGCGCCCCGTCGCAAGATCGAAAAGGTGCGCTCGTCCTCGGCGGAGTCGTTGCCCTCGTCACCTCTCAGGTACGGCAACGTGACGGTCCCGCCGCACGTCTGATCGTACGAACGGCAGGTCCGCGATCCGGACCGCCCGTCTCCAGCCAGTCCCGAACAAGGAGTACAGATGACCGCCCCGCCCCAGGGTGTCGAGGTCGACCACGTCGAGTTCCCTGCCGGCAAGATCCGCTACTACCGCGCGGGGTCCTCTGGGCCCGCGATCGTGCTGCTGCACGGCGGCGGTCTGGACAACGCGATGCTGAGCTGGCGGCACACGATTCCCGTGCTCGCCGAAGACCACCGCGTCTACGTGCCCGACCTGCCCGGTCAAGGCGGGAGCAGGCCGTGGCACGGCCGCGCCAACCAGCGCACCTTCGAAGAGGTGCTGCGGTGGTTGCTCGACGCCTGGCAGGTGCGGGACACCATGATCGTCGGGTTGTCCATGGGCGGCAGCATCGCCACCGGGTTCACGCTGCGCCATCCTCGGCGCGTGCGGGGACTGGTGCTCGTCGGCTCCGGTGGGCTGGTCCCCCGGCTCGACCACCACCTGCTGAGCTACCTGGCGACCCGAGTCGAATTCGTCGGCTCGGCGAGCGCGAAGCTGCTGGCGAAGCATCGTGGACTGGTGCGGCGGCAGCTGACGAAGCAGCTGTTCACCGGCGACCGGCCCGTGCCCGACCTGGAGAGCATCGTCGACGAGGTCAGCGCCGAAGCCGGGCAGCGCGAATCGGTGTTCTCCGACTGGCAGCGCGACTCGCTCGGGCGGCGCGCCATGCGGGTCAACCACGGCCCCCACCTGGACCAGATCAACTGCCCCGTGATGTTCATCCACGGCGAGCAGGACACCGCGGTGCCGATCTCCTCCTCCCGGCAGGCGGCGACCGCCATCTCCGGTGCTCAGCTGCACGTGATCCCCGGCGCCGGGCACTGGCCGAACCGCGAGAAGGCCAACGAGTTCAACGCCCTGCTGCGCCAGTTCGTCAACGCCCGATCCTGACCGAACGAAGCGCGCACCAGCCGCCGCCCCGGCACCTCCCCGCGCCCGGCAGCACCCTCACCCGACAGCGGCCCACTCCCCCGGCCGAGCACCACCCCCACTTCGCACCGTGACGCCCCTGCGCGCGCCCGGATGCGAGGAAGGGAACCTTCCTGTCACCGGTGACAGGAAGGTTCCCTTCCTCGCAGAACCGCGGTCAGCAGGTGGCGCGGTAGAAGTACTGGGCTTGTGACTGCATGGAGTCGCGGGTGAGGGCGATCATGTCCGTTCTGGTCTCGCGTTCGACGGGTTCGCCCTTGATGGCGGCGATGGCTCGGGCGACACCTTCGCGGCCGATCTCCGCGGGGTTCTGCGCGATCAGGGCCTGCACGCGTCCGTTGCGGAGGTCGTCGACCTGCTTGGGGCTGGCGTCGAAGCCGACCAGCTGCACTTGGCCGGACTTCCCGGCATTGGCGAGCGCGGTGCCCGCGCCCTCGCCGGTGTTGAGGTTGGTGCCGAACACTCCGACGAGGTCGGGGTTGGCGGCCAGCGTCGCGGAGACGATCTGGGCGGCGGTCGCGGGCTCGTTCTCGGTGTACTGCGTCGGCAGCAACCGCAGGTTGGGGTGCTTGGCGATCTCCTCTTCGAAGCCGCGGGCGCGCTCGTCGGTGGTGGAGGTCCCGGCCTTCGTGTTCAGCGCGAGCACCGTGCCGGTGCGTTGCCCGACGAGATCGGCGAGGGTCTGCGCGGCGAGCACCCCTCCGGCGTGGTTGTCGGAGGACAGCGAGGTCACCGCGACCGACTTGTCCTCCAACGCGGTGTCGACCTCGACGACCTGAACACCGTTGTCCTTGGCCTGCTGCAGCGGCGTGGCGAGGGCCTTGTCATCGGTCGGCGCGATGATCACGGCTCCGGGCTGGGAACTGACGACACCGCTGAGCAATTGCGCCTGCTCGGCTTGTTCGAACTTCTCCGGCGCCTGCACGTTGAGTTCGTACCCGGCGGCCGCCGCCGCTTCTTTCGCCGCGCATTCGATGGAGACGTAGAACGGTTCCCCACGCATTCCGGTGAGCAATGCCAGGTTCTTGTTGTTCGGGTCCGTGGTGGCTCCCCCGGTGTCCCCGATCTGACCGGATCCGCAACCGGCGAGCAGAGTTCCCGCCGCCAGCACGACCATGATCTGATTCCTGATTTTCACTTTTTCCTCCACACACCGTTGTGCTGAAAAGCGGGTCAGCGGCTGTTGCGATTCCTCCGGCGCCGCTGGTCGAGCCAGACGGCGGCGACGAGCACGGCACCGACCGCGATCGGTTGCCAGAACGGCCGGACCCCGGCCATGACGAAGCCGGCGTCGAGCACGGCGGGGATGAACACGCCGATGACGCTGCCGAGGATCGTGCCCACGCCGCCGAACAGGCTGGTGCCGCCGAGCACGACCGCGGCGATCGCGTTGAGGTTGTCGTTGCTGTGCCCGCTGATCGTGGTGGTGCCGAAGTAGGCCAGCGACAGGAACCCGGCGAATCCCGCCAGCACCCCGGTCAGCGCGTACACGGCGACGAGGTGCCTGCTCACGTTGATCCCGGCGCGGCGCGCGGCTTCGGAGTTGGAGCCGATCGCGTAGGTGTGCCTGCCGAACGCGGTGGTGTGCAGCGCCCAGGCCGCGAGCAGGGTGACGATCGCGGCGAGGATCACCAGGTTCGGCACCACGCCGAACGAGGTCCCGGTGCCGAGCGTCTCCCGCAGCGCGGCGGGCACGGTGCGCACGTCGATGCCGTTGGTGAGCAGCTGGGCCGCGCCGAGCGCCGCGCCGAACGAGCCGAGCGTGACGATCAGCGCGGGCACCCGCGCCACCGCGACCAGGAGTCCGTTGAGCACGCCCCAGGCGGCACCGCCGAGCAGCGCCACGACCAGCCCGACGAGGATCACGCCCCATCCGGCGCCGGTGGCGTCACCACCGCTGAGCGCCTCCATCGTCTGCGCGGACACGACGCCGGCGAACACCAGCACGGATCCGACGGACAGGTCGATCCCGGAGGTGATGATCACGAAGGTCATCCCGACCGCGAGCATCAGCAGCGGCGCCGCCTGCACCAGCAGGGTCTGCAGGTTGAACAACGTGGGGAAGGCGTCCGGGCGCACCGCGCTGAACAGCACGCACAGCACGATCAGCACCAGACCCGTCCACAGCGTCGGCGACGCGGCCAGCCGGGTGCGGAAGGTCTTGCCGGAAGCGGGATCCGCGGTGGGCGCGGAGACGTCCTCGGGGGATCGTTGTGGTGCGGACATCAGTTCTCGTCCTCCTGGGTCAGAGCCCCGGTCATGGCTCCCACGAGCTCTTCGAGGCTCACGTCGGCAGCGCGGAAGCGAGCGACACGGCGGCCCAGCCGCAAGACCTCGACGCGGTCGGCGACGGAACGCACTTCGGGCATGTTGTGACTGATCAGCACCACCGAGATGCCGGTGTCGCGGACCCGGCGCACCACGTCGAGCACGCGTTCCCGCTGCACCACGCCGAGCGCCGCGGTCGGTTCGTCGAGGAACACCAGGCGATCCGCCCAGGCCACCGACCGGGCCACGGCGACGCTCTGGCGTTGCCCACCGGACAGCGCCCCGATCGGCACGTCCAGGTCGGGCAGCGAAACGCCGAAAGTCGCGAACTGCTCGGCGGCGCGGGCGCGCATGGCCGCCTTGTCCAGCATCCCGAGCTTGCCGAGCAGCCCACCGCGGCGGATTTCCCGCCCCAGGTACAGGTTCGCCGCCGGGTCCAGGTCCGGGGCGACGGCCAAGTCCTGGTAGGCCGTCTCGATGCCGTGCGAGCGGGCCGCGCCCGGCGAGTCCAGCGTCACCGGCGTCCCGGACACGCTGATCTGCCCGGAATCCGGTTGCTCCACACCGGAAAGGCATTTGACCAATGTGGACTTCCCGGCCCCGTTGTCGCCGATGAGGGCGACCACTTCGCCGGGGTGCACGGTGAAGGAGGCGCCCCGCAACGCCTCCACCCCGCCGTACCTCTTGGTGAGTTCGCGGGCTTCCAACAGCGGTTCGGACATCAGACCTTCCAGGTGGCTCGGGTGCTGCGGTCGAGGCGGTGCGGGGCACCGGGGCGGGGCGGGCGCACGTCGGTCCGGCACCGCGCGCGGGGGTTCACGCGGGCACCTCCCCCGATCCCCGCGGCAACAACCGGGTGGGCAGCACCAGTCGTCGCGGCGCAGTGGTGTCCCCGGCGAGCCGCGCGTACACGGTCCGCGCCGCCGACGCGCCCAGTTCCCGGACGTCGTAGGTGATGACCGTGATCGGCGGGTCCAGCAGGTCGGCCAGTTCGAAGTCGTCGAAACCCACCAGCGCGGGCCGCCCGGGACGCCCCGCGAGAGCGCGGACGGCGTGGACGGTGATCCGGTTGTT
This window of the Saccharopolyspora gloriosae genome carries:
- the atpB gene encoding F0F1 ATP synthase subunit A; the protein is MGALVLAQGGQFVPPGADAFDLPPIFGGVTKPMVLIALSVVIVGAYFVMATRNLKLVPGKSQFVAEFLYEFSRNNIARDQIGAKDFRKFVPLIFALFTFVLVNNIFGIIPLIQFPTMSRIGFPVALFIVVYVVIHTVGFATHGFLGYFKHVMFPPGVPKPIYVLLAPIEFFQKFIAQPVALAIRVFAAMFAGHLILLVFTLGGEFLLMEASAGLKPVSIVAFAFSIALTFVEALIQVLQAYIFALLTANFIGSALSSEH
- a CDS encoding glycosyltransferase family 4 protein, giving the protein MDNAPLWAPAGLPAREYLLVLLTAAAVTFLLTGLVRLLAIRVGAVAYPRKRDVHLTPIPRMGGVAMFGGVLAAMFLASNLPALSRGFEFSNDAVAALVAGGLIVLVGALDDRFELDSLTKLAGQVTAAGILVLLGVQWFGFWVPWGGDEGHMGQLMVLNSNQGQLLTVLLVVTMINAMNFVDGLDGLASGIGLIAASATCAFCLSLLQQHGGDVTAYPPALIAASIAGACMGFLPYNFQPARIFMGDSGSMLIGLMLATASTSASGKADYAGFGGKDLLALLSPLLVLAAVLFVPLLDLIMAVVRRTRAGKSPFHADKMHLHHRLLEIGHSQRRAVLLIYLWAGVLAFGAVSLTLFSAAVVGWVAGIGVAAAAIISLIPRMAGRWRSDRGA
- a CDS encoding L-threonylcarbamoyladenylate synthase: MSTVYDCNRPDDREAGLAAAANTVRAGGLVVLPTDTVYGIGADAFDSDAVGSLLSAKGRGRDMPVPVLVGSWSTIDGLVQSVSRQARSLVEAFWPGGLSLVLPQAPSLAWDLGDTRGTVNLRMPLHPVALDLLREVGPMAVSSANRTGHPPASAAEQAREQLGESVGVYLDGGPAGEPVASTIVDLTQPQPRVLREGAVTLAELSEVLGVEVEPAA
- a CDS encoding alpha/beta fold hydrolase; amino-acid sequence: MTAPPQGVEVDHVEFPAGKIRYYRAGSSGPAIVLLHGGGLDNAMLSWRHTIPVLAEDHRVYVPDLPGQGGSRPWHGRANQRTFEEVLRWLLDAWQVRDTMIVGLSMGGSIATGFTLRHPRRVRGLVLVGSGGLVPRLDHHLLSYLATRVEFVGSASAKLLAKHRGLVRRQLTKQLFTGDRPVPDLESIVDEVSAEAGQRESVFSDWQRDSLGRRAMRVNHGPHLDQINCPVMFIHGEQDTAVPISSSRQAATAISGAQLHVIPGAGHWPNREKANEFNALLRQFVNARS
- a CDS encoding ABC transporter substrate-binding protein, with protein sequence MVVLAAGTLLAGCGSGQIGDTGGATTDPNNKNLALLTGMRGEPFYVSIECAAKEAAAAAGYELNVQAPEKFEQAEQAQLLSGVVSSQPGAVIIAPTDDKALATPLQQAKDNGVQVVEVDTALEDKSVAVTSLSSDNHAGGVLAAQTLADLVGQRTGTVLALNTKAGTSTTDERARGFEEEIAKHPNLRLLPTQYTENEPATAAQIVSATLAANPDLVGVFGTNLNTGEGAGTALANAGKSGQVQLVGFDASPKQVDDLRNGRVQALIAQNPAEIGREGVARAIAAIKGEPVERETRTDMIALTRDSMQSQAQYFYRATC
- a CDS encoding ABC transporter permease, yielding MSAPQRSPEDVSAPTADPASGKTFRTRLAASPTLWTGLVLIVLCVLFSAVRPDAFPTLFNLQTLLVQAAPLLMLAVGMTFVIITSGIDLSVGSVLVFAGVVSAQTMEALSGGDATGAGWGVILVGLVVALLGGAAWGVLNGLLVAVARVPALIVTLGSFGAALGAAQLLTNGIDVRTVPAALRETLGTGTSFGVVPNLVILAAIVTLLAAWALHTTAFGRHTYAIGSNSEAARRAGINVSRHLVAVYALTGVLAGFAGFLSLAYFGTTTISGHSNDNLNAIAAVVLGGTSLFGGVGTILGSVIGVFIPAVLDAGFVMAGVRPFWQPIAVGAVLVAAVWLDQRRRRNRNSR